In one window of Verrucomicrobiota bacterium JB022 DNA:
- a CDS encoding NAD(P)-dependent alcohol dehydrogenase, with protein MQALVLEQARQLSLREIEIPERLGPHDVRVRIRTVGVCGSDVHYYQHGAIGPFVVREPMVLGHEAAGIVDEVGAEVTHLQPGDRVCMEPGIPNPQGKATRLGMYNLDPDVRFWATPPVHGCLRPTVVHPAAFTFKMADHLSFGEGAMVEPLAVGIHAVNKAHIQPGDVGVVLGAGPIGILTALSALAGGCSRLFITDLQEAKLTLAASLGPITPVNPARDDLTQLVRDATEGWGADVVFDAVGHPRTVAQALDVAAPGGRVVLIGMPGAPVPFDIVAAQVKELRIESIFRYAHVFPRALALLASRRIDVRPLITDTYAFADSIDAFDYACAMRPESVKVQIELPS; from the coding sequence ATGCAGGCGCTCGTTCTTGAGCAGGCCCGTCAATTGAGCCTCCGGGAGATCGAGATCCCGGAGCGGCTCGGCCCGCACGATGTCCGCGTGCGCATCCGGACGGTCGGCGTCTGCGGCAGCGATGTGCATTACTACCAACACGGGGCCATCGGGCCCTTTGTGGTGCGCGAGCCGATGGTGCTCGGGCACGAGGCCGCCGGTATCGTCGACGAGGTCGGCGCGGAAGTCACGCACCTCCAGCCAGGGGACCGTGTGTGCATGGAGCCGGGAATCCCCAACCCGCAGGGCAAGGCCACCCGGCTGGGGATGTACAATTTAGATCCTGACGTGCGCTTCTGGGCGACCCCGCCCGTGCACGGCTGTTTGCGGCCCACCGTAGTCCATCCAGCAGCGTTTACCTTCAAGATGGCTGACCACCTCAGCTTCGGTGAAGGGGCGATGGTGGAACCCTTGGCGGTGGGGATCCATGCGGTCAACAAGGCACACATTCAGCCGGGTGACGTCGGTGTTGTGCTTGGCGCGGGGCCCATCGGCATCCTCACCGCCTTGTCGGCCCTCGCCGGCGGGTGCAGTCGTTTGTTTATCACCGATCTGCAGGAGGCCAAGCTGACCCTCGCCGCGTCCCTCGGCCCGATCACGCCCGTCAACCCCGCGCGTGACGACCTGACCCAACTGGTGCGCGACGCAACGGAAGGGTGGGGCGCGGATGTCGTGTTCGACGCCGTCGGCCACCCCCGCACGGTGGCGCAAGCCCTCGATGTGGCGGCCCCGGGTGGCCGGGTGGTCCTGATCGGCATGCCGGGCGCGCCGGTGCCGTTCGATATTGTGGCCGCGCAGGTGAAGGAGCTGCGGATTGAGTCCATTTTCCGCTACGCTCACGTCTTCCCGCGCGCCCTCGCGCTCCTGGCCAGCCGCCGTATCGACGTGCGCCCGCTCATCACCGACACCTATGCCTTTGCCGACTCGATCGACGCCTTCGATTATGCCTGTGCCATGCGACCCGAAAGCGTCAAAGTCCAGATCGAGTTGCCGTCCTGA
- a CDS encoding glycoside hydrolase family 3 C-terminal domain-containing protein, which produces MPKFPYQNPDLPLEERIDDLLGRMTPLEKIGQMMHDNHPIERLEVPAYNWWNEACHGVGRAGRATVFPQVIGLAATWNRELVGQVATAISDEARAKHHDAARRGKRGIYRGLTFWTPNVNIVRDPRWGRGQEAFGEDPFLTAELATCVVHGLQGDDDKYLKVAACAKHYAVHSGPESERHEFDAQPTQKDLWETYLPAFERLSREGVEAFMGAYNRTLGEACCASDLLINQILRGQWGFEGHYVSDCGAIDDFHLYHQVTSNAAESAALAVRMGCDLNCGCTFNDLSVALEKGRITEAEIDTAVRRLLSTKFRLGLFDPEERVQWTQLPLEIVDGPEHRQLARRAAAESAVLLKNAGNVLPLNRDPERLLVVGPTAANYGALLGNYYGVSPEMVTIFQGILEATEPNTAVKYRPGCPILSPQAPGVNYTFPAAEVSDVVIAVMGLDHTLEGEEGDTVASSSGGDRDRVELPEVQMNFLRELRQHSKKLVLVLTGGSAIAAPEAHELADAVLFVGYPGCEGGRGVADVLFGTVAPSGRMPFSTPMRTEDLPAFNDYHLQGRTYRFADKTPLYPFGFGLTYGTSSYRLVSPSTATLRPEGLVEVEVEVRNEGQREFAETVQCYVVPPKSWPNAPHATLVGFEKVTLPAGGSKRVSFQLPAKSFSQFDAEGRRVLPAGEYRVVVGTSSPNARSQELGAPVPAECTVTLASELSHAGARS; this is translated from the coding sequence ATGCCAAAGTTCCCGTATCAAAACCCCGACCTGCCGTTGGAAGAGCGCATCGACGACCTGCTCGGTCGCATGACCCCGCTTGAAAAGATCGGCCAGATGATGCACGACAACCACCCGATCGAGCGCCTTGAGGTGCCCGCCTACAATTGGTGGAACGAGGCCTGCCACGGGGTGGGGAGGGCGGGCCGCGCCACGGTGTTTCCTCAGGTGATTGGCCTCGCCGCAACCTGGAATCGTGAGTTGGTCGGGCAGGTCGCCACCGCCATCTCCGATGAGGCCCGCGCCAAGCACCATGACGCCGCCCGCCGGGGCAAGCGCGGGATCTATCGCGGCCTCACCTTCTGGACGCCCAACGTCAACATCGTGCGCGATCCGCGCTGGGGGCGAGGGCAGGAAGCCTTTGGCGAAGACCCCTTCCTCACCGCCGAGCTTGCGACCTGTGTCGTCCACGGCCTGCAGGGCGACGACGACAAGTATCTAAAGGTGGCCGCCTGCGCCAAGCACTACGCGGTGCACAGCGGCCCAGAGTCCGAACGGCACGAATTCGATGCCCAGCCCACGCAGAAAGATTTGTGGGAGACCTATCTCCCGGCCTTCGAGCGCCTGAGCCGCGAGGGCGTCGAGGCCTTCATGGGGGCCTATAACCGCACGCTCGGCGAGGCCTGCTGCGCCAGCGACCTGTTGATCAACCAGATCCTGCGGGGCCAGTGGGGCTTCGAGGGCCACTACGTGAGCGACTGCGGCGCGATCGACGATTTCCACCTCTACCACCAGGTGACGAGCAACGCCGCCGAGTCCGCTGCGCTGGCCGTGCGCATGGGCTGCGACCTCAACTGCGGCTGCACCTTCAACGACCTCAGCGTGGCGCTCGAAAAGGGCCGCATTACCGAGGCGGAGATCGACACCGCCGTGCGCCGCCTGCTCTCGACCAAGTTCCGCCTCGGCCTCTTCGACCCAGAGGAGCGGGTGCAGTGGACCCAGCTCCCGCTGGAGATCGTGGACGGCCCGGAGCACCGGCAGCTCGCCCGCCGAGCCGCCGCCGAATCGGCGGTGCTGCTCAAGAACGCCGGTAACGTGCTGCCGCTGAACCGCGACCCGGAGCGCCTGCTGGTAGTCGGGCCGACCGCCGCCAATTACGGGGCGCTGCTCGGCAACTACTACGGCGTCTCTCCCGAGATGGTGACGATCTTCCAGGGCATTCTGGAGGCGACGGAACCGAACACCGCCGTCAAATACCGCCCCGGCTGCCCGATCCTCAGCCCGCAGGCCCCGGGGGTGAACTACACCTTCCCGGCTGCCGAAGTTTCCGATGTGGTCATCGCCGTGATGGGCCTCGACCATACGCTCGAAGGCGAAGAGGGCGACACCGTGGCCTCGTCCTCCGGCGGCGACCGCGACCGCGTGGAGTTGCCCGAAGTGCAGATGAACTTCCTCCGCGAGCTGCGCCAACACAGCAAGAAGCTCGTGCTGGTCTTGACCGGCGGCAGCGCCATCGCCGCGCCTGAAGCCCACGAGCTGGCCGACGCGGTCCTGTTTGTCGGGTACCCGGGTTGCGAAGGTGGCCGCGGCGTGGCGGATGTGCTCTTTGGCACGGTGGCGCCTTCGGGTCGGATGCCGTTCTCCACGCCCATGCGCACGGAAGACCTCCCGGCCTTCAACGACTACCACCTGCAGGGCCGCACCTATCGTTTTGCCGACAAGACGCCCCTCTACCCCTTTGGCTTCGGCCTCACCTACGGCACCTCCAGCTACCGGCTGGTTTCGCCCTCCACGGCAACGCTTAGGCCCGAGGGCCTCGTCGAAGTCGAAGTGGAGGTGCGCAACGAGGGGCAGCGTGAGTTTGCCGAGACGGTGCAGTGCTACGTGGTGCCGCCCAAGAGCTGGCCGAACGCCCCACACGCTACGCTGGTCGGCTTCGAGAAGGTCACGCTCCCGGCGGGCGGCAGCAAACGCGTGTCGTTCCAGTTGCCGGCGAAGAGCTTTAGCCAGTTCGACGCGGAAGGCCGCCGCGTGCTGCCGGCGGGCGAATATCGCGTGGTCGTCGGCACCAGCTCGCCCAACGCCCGCTCGCAGGAGCTGGGCGCGCCGGTTCCCGCCGAATGCACCGTCACGCTCGCCTCGGAGCTTTCCCATGCAGGCGCTCGTTCTTGA
- a CDS encoding DUF5597 domain-containing protein, translating into MRLILRYLILLLPFVAVLRAELPRLETRAGAVRLIVDGQPFIARGGELGNSTGESGYLAQYWDKLEGMHVNFLLVPVYWDMVEPEEGRYDFSDLRKVIEEARARDIRLGLLWFASWKNSMSCYAPAWVKTDVERFPRALDENGIRQEIVSPFYEENWRTDAKAFAALMRELKSFDGQHHTVITVQVENEIGMIPSARDYSEAANRAYTANVPAEVIAMLQNRPELADGRVAVAWREQGSLTTGSWAQVFGANAETEEFFMAYYFAKYVEHVTKAGKDIYPLPMFVNAALIRAGYQPGQYPSAGPLPHLIELWELGAPSIDFFSPDIYFPNFVEWTRAYRRLGNPLFVPEALRTIDASVNGLYAFGEHQAMAFCPFGIESVDGQVERALRDSYDIVRQLTPLLAKTEPSQSRGLLKEAPTNTKPQEIRLGGYVFNASFERSTLPGPADGVIVHDNTGGYGAATYPAGGLMLQLGPDEFLFAGIGVVVTFDDLDPTTQVGILQCEEGRYENGEWQRIRLLNGDQTHQGRHLRLEPGRFTIQRIKLYRY; encoded by the coding sequence ATGCGATTAATCCTCCGTTACCTGATCCTCCTCCTCCCGTTCGTCGCCGTGCTGCGCGCCGAATTGCCCCGCCTCGAAACGCGCGCTGGGGCCGTCCGTCTTATCGTCGATGGCCAGCCTTTTATCGCCCGCGGCGGCGAGCTGGGCAACTCCACCGGCGAATCCGGCTATCTGGCCCAATATTGGGACAAGCTGGAGGGCATGCACGTCAACTTCCTGCTCGTGCCCGTTTATTGGGACATGGTGGAGCCGGAGGAGGGCCGTTACGACTTCTCCGACCTGCGCAAGGTGATTGAAGAAGCCCGCGCGCGCGACATCCGCCTCGGCCTGCTCTGGTTTGCCTCGTGGAAGAACAGCATGTCGTGCTACGCCCCCGCGTGGGTAAAGACCGACGTCGAGCGCTTCCCCCGCGCGCTGGACGAAAACGGCATCCGGCAGGAGATCGTATCGCCCTTCTATGAAGAGAACTGGCGGACCGATGCGAAGGCCTTCGCGGCCCTGATGCGCGAGCTGAAGAGCTTCGACGGCCAGCACCACACCGTGATCACCGTGCAGGTGGAGAACGAGATCGGCATGATCCCCTCCGCCCGCGACTACAGCGAGGCCGCCAACCGCGCCTATACCGCCAACGTGCCGGCGGAGGTGATCGCAATGTTGCAAAACCGTCCGGAGCTGGCCGACGGTCGCGTCGCCGTCGCGTGGCGAGAGCAGGGCTCGCTCACCACCGGTTCCTGGGCGCAAGTCTTTGGCGCCAACGCCGAGACCGAAGAGTTCTTCATGGCCTACTACTTCGCGAAATATGTGGAGCACGTGACCAAGGCGGGCAAGGACATCTATCCGCTGCCGATGTTCGTCAACGCCGCGCTCATCCGGGCCGGCTACCAGCCCGGCCAGTATCCGAGCGCCGGGCCGCTACCGCATCTGATCGAGCTGTGGGAGCTGGGGGCACCGTCGATCGACTTCTTTTCGCCCGACATCTATTTCCCCAACTTCGTCGAATGGACCCGCGCCTACCGCCGTCTCGGGAACCCGCTATTTGTGCCTGAAGCGCTGCGCACCATCGACGCCTCTGTCAACGGCCTCTACGCCTTTGGCGAGCACCAGGCGATGGCCTTCTGCCCCTTCGGCATCGAATCGGTCGACGGCCAGGTCGAACGGGCCTTGCGCGACAGTTACGACATCGTGCGTCAGCTCACACCCCTGCTGGCCAAGACCGAGCCTTCGCAATCGCGCGGCCTACTGAAGGAAGCCCCCACCAACACCAAGCCGCAGGAAATCCGGCTCGGCGGCTATGTGTTCAACGCCTCCTTCGAGCGTTCGACCCTCCCCGGTCCGGCGGACGGCGTGATCGTGCACGACAACACGGGTGGCTACGGTGCCGCGACTTACCCTGCCGGCGGTCTCATGCTGCAGCTCGGGCCCGACGAGTTTCTCTTCGCGGGCATCGGCGTGGTCGTGACTTTCGACGATCTCGACCCGACTACGCAGGTGGGGATCCTCCAATGTGAGGAAGGCCGCTACGAAAACGGCGAGTGGCAGCGCATCCGCTTGCTCAACGGCGACCAGACGCACCAGGGCCGCCACCTGCGCCTTGAGCCGGGTCGCTTCACCATCCAACGCATCAAGCTCTACCGCTACTAG
- a CDS encoding LacI family DNA-binding transcriptional regulator, with protein sequence MASKRITLADIARADGTHVTTVSLAMRNSPKLPEATRRRIQELAEKMGYRPDPVLRALVSYREGAREHYDRKTLAYVTNWTTRWGWKDVTAHPQFFDGAKAAAERLGYRLEHYWLREPGLSHGRLSRILNSRGIDGLIIASHAREMEDSLALDWEHFAAVKIDFFPHYPTLNNVTNNQCGIMRLAMRKVLEAGYTRIGCIMHRGWDLSVDRMWTAGYLVEQQQIPETSRLPVCLFPAYHPVDTWIHENQSTVQIDATRLRRWLDAWQPEVIITNGIFVRDAIEELGLRVPRDVCLVDLFLDRFDGTVAGVQQNHDEVGAAAISLLAGQLTQNIRGIPRIPTTTFIEGTWHDGATLPLRRRRQPAVGVPEEAAVPLEAE encoded by the coding sequence ATGGCTTCCAAGCGTATTACCCTGGCGGATATCGCGCGCGCGGACGGCACCCACGTGACTACGGTCTCGCTCGCAATGCGCAACAGCCCCAAGCTCCCGGAGGCGACCCGCCGCCGCATCCAGGAGCTGGCGGAGAAGATGGGCTACCGGCCCGACCCCGTGCTGCGCGCCCTCGTCTCTTACCGCGAAGGCGCTCGCGAGCATTACGACCGCAAGACCCTCGCCTACGTCACCAACTGGACGACCCGCTGGGGCTGGAAGGACGTTACCGCCCACCCCCAGTTCTTCGACGGAGCCAAGGCGGCAGCCGAGCGCCTGGGCTATCGGCTGGAGCACTATTGGCTACGCGAACCGGGCCTGAGCCATGGGCGCCTGAGCCGCATCCTCAATTCGCGCGGCATCGACGGGCTGATCATCGCCTCCCACGCGCGGGAGATGGAAGACAGTCTGGCGCTCGACTGGGAGCACTTCGCCGCCGTCAAGATCGACTTCTTCCCCCACTACCCGACCCTTAACAACGTGACGAACAACCAGTGCGGCATCATGCGGCTGGCCATGCGCAAGGTGCTGGAGGCTGGCTACACCCGCATCGGTTGTATCATGCACCGGGGTTGGGACTTGAGCGTCGACCGCATGTGGACCGCCGGCTACCTCGTGGAGCAGCAACAGATCCCGGAGACTTCGCGGCTGCCGGTGTGCCTCTTCCCCGCCTATCACCCGGTCGACACCTGGATCCACGAAAACCAGAGCACGGTGCAGATCGACGCCACCCGCCTGCGCCGCTGGCTCGACGCGTGGCAGCCGGAGGTGATCATCACCAACGGGATCTTTGTGCGCGACGCGATCGAAGAGCTGGGCCTGCGGGTGCCGCGCGACGTGTGCCTGGTTGATCTCTTTCTCGACCGCTTCGACGGCACGGTCGCTGGCGTGCAGCAAAACCATGACGAGGTGGGCGCGGCGGCCATCTCACTGCTGGCAGGCCAGCTGACCCAAAACATCCGGGGCATCCCACGTATCCCCACGACGACTTTCATCGAAGGCACTTGGCACGACGGTGCCACCCTGCCCTTGCGGCGTCGCCGGCAGCCCGCCGTCGGCGTGCCCGAAGAGGCGGCGGTACCCCTGGAGGCCGAATAA
- a CDS encoding glycosyl hydrolase 115 family protein, with translation MPLTSRLARLALLGSLCLAGASPLAALDDFQLVEFAAPQKKGAFPLFAARQTPPTLVVEASAPAGLKRAGNDLAGDLQAVTGKEYTVAEATNRLPKQVVLLATAGESPLLDQLVQAGKLDLSAIDGKWEAFQIEVVEKPWPGVEQALVVVGSDLRGAIYGTYTLSEHIGVSPWYWWADVPVDQHDALYWPQGRRHVDDGPTVQYRGIFLNDEAPALTGWVNEKFGGYNHQFYEHVFELLLRLKANYLWPAMWDAAFNDDDPLNAELAAEYGIVMGTSHHEPMMRAHKEWRKYGEGRWDYSTNEETLREFWQGALERNRDHPNIITLGMRGDGDEAMSEETNVALLERIVDDQRAMIAEAFGRPLEDVPQVWALYKEVQSYYEHGMRVPDDVTLLWCDDNWGNIRRLPRPEERTRSGGAGVYYHFDYVGDPRSYKWINSAHLPRVWEQMHLAWQYDANKIWIVNVGDLKPMEYPIEFFLTYAWDPAKWPYERLTEYSERWATREFGPEQAEDIAQLMRGYSHLNSRRKPELLSPEVYNPVAYREAERVLAEWQELVELTDRVSADLPAAYQDAYFQLVDYPVKASAVVNELYLSAAWNRVYAPQGRTATNAMADRARELFAQDAELALAYNEDLADGKWSHFMDQNNLGYTIWQQPEREFMPAVTWMHAPKGSEMAVALEGRYGSWPTHDIFQGPSRLPVLTSLQGGESRWIEVFNRSQDPFDYTVKTSQPWVKVSGSSGKVSLTERLEVSVDWTRVPVGDSEAQIEISGPHERTVMVTLPLRKYAPDHFRGFSGFVETNGYVSMPASGFSRNLPAGDLAWRVLEDFGNAHDGVTPFPVLAEPVEPIDGQSPRLEYDFYLESMGEAELILSFSPTFDFQSEPGIRFAVSVDGQEPQVHGLGLSQTDKRWEEAVAHNLLQIRLPLNFDRTGKHTLKVWMIDPGPVLQHLQLDLGGLQPSYLGAPASPRVP, from the coding sequence ATGCCTCTGACTTCCCGACTCGCGCGCCTTGCCCTGCTCGGCAGCCTCTGCCTGGCCGGTGCTTCGCCCCTCGCCGCGCTCGACGACTTCCAGTTGGTCGAGTTTGCCGCGCCTCAGAAAAAGGGTGCCTTCCCGCTGTTCGCCGCCCGGCAGACGCCGCCGACGCTCGTGGTCGAAGCCTCTGCGCCCGCCGGTCTGAAGCGGGCGGGCAACGATCTCGCGGGCGACCTGCAGGCGGTGACCGGCAAGGAATACACGGTCGCCGAAGCCACAAATCGCCTGCCCAAGCAGGTTGTCTTGCTCGCGACGGCGGGCGAGAGCCCCTTGCTCGATCAACTGGTGCAGGCGGGCAAGCTGGACCTCTCCGCCATCGACGGCAAATGGGAGGCGTTCCAGATCGAGGTGGTCGAAAAGCCATGGCCCGGCGTGGAGCAGGCGCTGGTCGTCGTCGGCAGCGACCTGCGGGGCGCCATTTACGGCACCTATACGCTGTCGGAACACATTGGCGTCTCGCCTTGGTATTGGTGGGCCGACGTGCCGGTGGATCAACACGACGCGCTCTACTGGCCCCAAGGGCGGCGCCACGTCGACGACGGCCCCACGGTGCAATACCGTGGCATCTTCCTCAACGACGAGGCCCCGGCGCTGACGGGCTGGGTCAACGAGAAGTTTGGCGGCTATAACCACCAGTTTTACGAGCACGTCTTCGAGCTGCTGCTGCGGCTCAAGGCCAACTACCTCTGGCCCGCCATGTGGGACGCCGCCTTCAACGACGACGACCCGCTCAATGCCGAGCTGGCGGCTGAATACGGCATCGTGATGGGCACCTCGCACCACGAGCCGATGATGCGCGCCCACAAGGAATGGCGCAAATACGGTGAAGGCCGTTGGGATTACTCGACCAACGAGGAAACCTTGCGCGAGTTCTGGCAAGGCGCGCTGGAACGCAACCGCGACCATCCCAACATCATCACGCTGGGCATGCGCGGCGACGGCGACGAAGCCATGTCGGAAGAAACCAACGTGGCCCTGCTGGAGCGCATCGTGGACGACCAGCGTGCGATGATCGCCGAGGCCTTTGGCCGCCCGCTGGAGGACGTGCCGCAAGTCTGGGCGCTCTACAAGGAGGTGCAGTCTTACTACGAGCACGGGATGCGCGTGCCCGACGACGTGACGCTGCTTTGGTGCGACGACAACTGGGGCAACATCCGCCGCCTGCCGCGCCCGGAAGAGCGCACCCGCTCCGGCGGAGCAGGGGTGTATTATCACTTCGATTACGTGGGCGATCCGCGCTCCTACAAGTGGATCAACTCCGCGCATCTCCCGCGGGTGTGGGAGCAGATGCACCTCGCCTGGCAGTATGACGCCAACAAGATCTGGATCGTAAACGTCGGCGACCTCAAGCCGATGGAGTACCCAATCGAGTTTTTCCTGACCTACGCATGGGATCCGGCCAAGTGGCCCTACGAGCGCCTGACTGAGTATTCCGAGCGCTGGGCCACCCGCGAATTTGGACCCGAACAGGCTGAGGACATCGCTCAGCTGATGCGCGGCTATTCGCACCTCAATTCCCGCCGCAAGCCGGAGCTGCTTTCACCCGAAGTCTACAACCCCGTGGCCTACCGCGAGGCCGAGCGCGTGCTGGCGGAGTGGCAGGAGCTGGTCGAGTTGACAGACAGAGTTTCGGCGGATTTACCGGCGGCGTATCAGGATGCTTACTTCCAGCTCGTGGACTATCCGGTCAAAGCTTCGGCCGTTGTGAACGAGCTGTATCTGTCGGCGGCGTGGAACCGCGTCTACGCTCCGCAGGGCCGCACTGCGACCAACGCCATGGCCGACCGCGCCCGTGAGCTCTTCGCGCAGGATGCCGAGCTGGCCCTCGCCTACAACGAAGACCTCGCCGACGGCAAATGGTCGCACTTCATGGACCAGAACAACCTCGGCTACACCATCTGGCAGCAGCCCGAGCGCGAGTTCATGCCCGCAGTCACGTGGATGCACGCGCCCAAGGGCTCGGAGATGGCCGTCGCACTCGAAGGCCGCTACGGCTCATGGCCCACGCACGACATTTTTCAGGGCCCCTCGCGCCTGCCTGTACTGACCTCGCTGCAAGGTGGCGAGTCGCGCTGGATCGAGGTCTTCAACCGCAGTCAGGACCCCTTCGATTACACCGTGAAGACCTCCCAGCCGTGGGTAAAGGTAAGCGGCTCCAGCGGCAAGGTGTCGCTGACCGAGCGTTTGGAGGTGTCTGTCGACTGGACGCGCGTGCCGGTGGGTGATTCCGAGGCACAGATCGAGATCAGCGGCCCGCACGAGCGAACGGTCATGGTGACGCTGCCGCTGCGCAAATACGCGCCCGACCACTTCCGCGGCTTCTCCGGCTTTGTCGAAACCAACGGCTACGTCTCGATGCCCGCCTCTGGCTTCAGCCGCAATCTCCCGGCGGGCGATCTCGCCTGGCGCGTGCTGGAAGACTTCGGCAACGCGCACGACGGCGTCACGCCCTTCCCGGTGCTGGCGGAGCCGGTTGAGCCGATCGATGGCCAGTCGCCGCGCCTCGAATACGATTTCTACCTCGAAAGCATGGGCGAGGCGGAGTTGATCCTGTCGTTTTCGCCCACCTTCGACTTCCAGTCGGAGCCCGGCATACGCTTTGCGGTGTCGGTCGACGGGCAGGAGCCGCAGGTGCACGGCCTCGGACTGTCGCAGACCGACAAGCGCTGGGAGGAAGCCGTGGCGCACAACCTCTTGCAGATCCGCCTGCCCCTGAATTTCGACCGCACGGGCAAGCACACGCTCAAGGTCTGGATGATCGACCCTGGGCCCGTGTTGCAACACCTCCAGCTCGACCTCGGCGGCCTGCAACCCAGCTACCTCGGCGCACCAGCCAGCCCTCGCGTTCCTTAA
- a CDS encoding SDR family oxidoreductase, producing MKTFSEAFSLVGQRAVITGGGTGIGLAIAQALHAAGAHVILLGRREAELQNAVATMGERAAYACYDVTDFDAAPALAERLEAEYGPVSCLVNNAGIHLKKPAMETSVAEFQRVLDTHLLGAHALTCAFAPRMAARGEGSVLFTASMASLFGIPKVIAYTAAKSAYVGVVKGLATELSPDGVRVNAIAPGWIETEMSRKALDGDPARKAKILGRTPMNKLGQPEDIGWAAVYLASPAAAFVTGVILPVDGGVSVGF from the coding sequence ATGAAGACCTTTTCCGAAGCATTCTCGCTTGTCGGCCAACGCGCCGTCATCACCGGCGGTGGCACCGGCATCGGCCTCGCTATCGCGCAGGCCCTCCACGCGGCGGGCGCCCACGTCATCCTGCTGGGGCGCCGCGAGGCCGAGCTGCAAAACGCCGTTGCCACGATGGGCGAGCGTGCCGCCTACGCCTGCTACGACGTGACGGATTTTGACGCCGCCCCGGCTCTCGCCGAGCGCCTGGAAGCCGAATACGGGCCCGTCTCCTGCCTCGTCAACAACGCCGGCATTCATCTGAAAAAGCCCGCGATGGAGACGAGTGTGGCCGAGTTCCAGCGCGTGCTCGATACCCACCTGCTCGGCGCCCATGCCCTCACCTGCGCCTTCGCTCCCCGCATGGCCGCGCGAGGGGAGGGCTCCGTGCTCTTCACCGCCTCGATGGCCTCGCTCTTCGGCATCCCGAAGGTGATTGCCTACACCGCCGCCAAATCGGCCTACGTCGGTGTGGTCAAAGGCCTTGCGACCGAGCTTTCGCCCGACGGCGTGCGCGTCAACGCCATCGCCCCCGGCTGGATCGAGACCGAGATGTCCCGCAAAGCCCTCGATGGCGACCCCGCCCGCAAAGCCAAGATCCTGGGTCGTACCCCGATGAACAAGCTCGGCCAACCCGAAGACATCGGCTGGGCGGCCGTCTACCTCGCGTCCCCCGCCGCCGCCTTTGTCACCGGCGTCATCCTGCCCGTCGACGGCGGGGTGAGCGTCGGGTTTTAG
- a CDS encoding mannonate dehydratase, whose amino-acid sequence MKLGLGLYRHMLTPENFRFAKQAGATHIVAHLVDYFRGGATAHGTDDQPTGTDRGWGLAGDPDQLWTLEELVALRRSVEEAGLKLEAIENFDPAHWHDVLLDGPKRDAQMEGLKTIIRRMGQVGIPVMGYNFSIAGVAGRTVGTYARGEAPSVGMEGPYDQPMTKGMVWNMVYDPSTKGDEIEPSITPEQLWDRYTRFIRELAPVAEEAGVTLAAHPDDPPMPTVRGQPRLVYQPHLYQKMIDLEPSRANQLEFCIGSLAEMTEGDIYEVVDQFSRLNRLGYVHFRNVVGKVPTYKESFVDDGDVDMVRVIQILHANGFQGVLIPDHCPQMACAAPWHAGMAYALGYMKGVMGTLGIKQGK is encoded by the coding sequence ATGAAACTCGGACTTGGACTTTACCGGCACATGCTCACGCCGGAGAATTTCCGCTTTGCCAAGCAGGCGGGCGCGACGCACATCGTCGCCCACCTCGTCGACTACTTCCGGGGCGGCGCAACCGCTCACGGCACGGACGACCAGCCGACCGGCACGGACCGGGGCTGGGGGCTGGCGGGCGATCCCGATCAGCTCTGGACGCTCGAAGAGCTCGTGGCGCTGCGCCGCTCGGTCGAAGAAGCCGGGCTGAAGCTGGAGGCAATCGAGAACTTCGACCCCGCCCACTGGCACGACGTGTTGCTCGACGGGCCGAAGCGCGACGCCCAGATGGAGGGCCTCAAGACGATCATTCGCCGCATGGGGCAGGTTGGTATTCCCGTGATGGGTTACAACTTCTCGATTGCAGGCGTGGCGGGCCGCACTGTCGGCACCTACGCGCGCGGCGAGGCCCCTTCCGTCGGCATGGAAGGCCCTTATGACCAGCCGATGACAAAAGGCATGGTCTGGAATATGGTCTACGACCCCAGCACCAAGGGCGACGAAATCGAACCTTCTATCACGCCCGAGCAGTTATGGGATCGCTACACCCGCTTCATCCGCGAGCTGGCACCCGTGGCCGAAGAGGCGGGCGTGACCCTCGCTGCGCACCCCGACGACCCACCCATGCCGACCGTCCGGGGCCAGCCGCGCCTTGTCTACCAGCCCCACCTTTACCAGAAGATGATCGACCTCGAGCCCAGTCGCGCCAACCAGCTGGAGTTTTGCATCGGCTCGCTCGCCGAAATGACGGAGGGCGACATCTACGAGGTGGTCGACCAATTCAGCCGCCTCAACCGTCTCGGCTACGTGCACTTCCGCAACGTGGTGGGCAAGGTGCCGACCTACAAGGAAAGCTTTGTCGACGACGGCGATGTCGATATGGTGCGCGTGATTCAGATCCTGCACGCCAACGGATTCCAAGGAGTGCTCATTCCCGATCATTGCCCCCAAATGGCCTGCGCCGCCCCCTGGCACGCCGGTATGGCCTACGCGCTCGGCTACATGAAGGGCGTGATGGGCACCCTGGGTATCAAGCAAGGCAAGTAA